ATCAAAAGTTACCTCTATAGGCTTTCCATCGCTGAGATGGCGTACCTGTATCGTCTGGTCGGCCCTGAAGACAAATGGTTTGTTCGATATCGTATGTGGCGCTATCGGCGTCATAACGAAAGCATCGAGTTCAGGAGATAATATCGGCCCGCCAGCAGCAAGAGAATATGCCGTAGAACCCGTAGGAGTGGCGATGATAATCCCATCAGCAGCGAAGGTATTGAAATATTTCCCGTCGACGTCAATAGCAAGGTCGACAAGACAAGGATTAGGAGACCGATGAACTACGATTTCGTTTACAGCAAAAGGTGGAACCTCTCCTGATGCAGCACCGTGAAGCATGACGCGCTCTTCGACGCGATAGCGTCCTTCCAAAAAATCTTCTAGGCAAGGAAATACGTCTTCTTTTGGTATCTCCGCCATAAAACCAAGGCCTCCGAGATTCACCGCGAAAACAGGAGCGCCGAGGTCAGGATGATTGTGTAACATATGTAGTATCGAGCCGTCACCACCCATGGCGATGATGACATCAATGTCACCAGGAGCAACGCTAGAAATGGGTGCAATATCAAGGGCCTCACAGCACGCGTCATCAGTTACGACGGTAACACCGCGCTCTACAAGGAAGTCGCGGACCTTGATGCTAAGATCACGCGCCTCTTCTTTGTCCATGTTTGCTATGATAGCTGCTATCATGAGTGATTTTCAGGGTAAAAAGTTTTAAGAACTGTAGCGACGAGCTTTTCAGCAGTAAGGCCTACCTCGTTAAGAAGGTCTCCATAGCCGCCCTGCTCGACAAAAACATCGTCAATGCCGCAGTTTACCACCTTAGTATCAGAAAAACCATTTTTCACGACGAAGTTATTGATAATACTTCCAAGGCCGCCAATAAGAGCATGCTCTTCGACAGTAAAGACTACCCTATGGCGCCCTAAAATGTCGCGCATAAGATCTTCGTCGAGAGGTTTCACGAAAACAGGATCGACGACAGTGACGTTGATACCATGACCAGAAAGAATCTCACGAACTTCCAATGCCGTCTTACACATATGCCCCAATGCTATTATCGCGACATCTTTTCCCTCAGCAAGAATTTCCCCCTTGCCAAGAAGACGCTCACAGCGAGATTCTCCATCGTCATCGTTGGTGACAGTGTTAGGATACCGTATCGCCGTAGGACGCTGCCACGAGAATGCCGAAGACATAATGTCCCTAAGGACTACACCATCGCGCGGCTGCGCTATAACCATGCCAGGGATGGCATTGAGGAAAGCAATATCATAGATGCCATGGTGTGTGGTGCCGTCAGCAGCAGCAAATCCCGCCCTGTCGACACCGAAGATAACAGGGGACTCCTGAAGACATACATCATGGAAGACGTTGTCGAAAGCACGCTGTAAAAATGTAGAATATATCGCAGCAACGACCTTCAATTTCTTGCCATGAGCAAGAGCACCAGAAAACGTAACAGCATGACCTTCGGCGATGCCGACGTCATAACACCTTTCAGGGAATTTCTCCATGATACCTTCAAGACACGACCCCGAAAGCATGGCAGGAGTGACAGCAATGATACCATCGTCACGCTCAGCCATAGAAAGAAGCTGCTGGCCGAAAATCTTAGGGAAAGTAGGCTTCGGCGAAGCGTCAGGAAGGAACTTCCCGGTATCAGGATAAAAAGGCTTGGCACCATGGTATGCCGTCGGGTTCTTTATCGCTTCGTCCATACCCAGGCCCTTCTTGGTGATGACATGGACCAAAACAGGCCACTCAGAGTTCTTGACCTCTTCCAAAACCTCGACGAGTTTGTTGACATCATGGCCGTCGAAAGGGCCAAGATACGACATGTTATACTGCTCGAAGAATAACGAAGGACTTACAATGTTCTGTAAAGATTCACGGACTTTCTTGCCCTTCTCAGACAAAATCCTTCCCAATGACGGGATCTTGTTGAGGAAAGTATCGACGTCATGGTAAAACTTGTCCATCTTAGGGTTGTTGAGAAGACGACTCAATATATTAGTAATAGCACCGACGTTCTCGGAGATTGCCATGTTATTATCATTGAGGATGACAACGAATTTCTTAAGGTCTTCGGGAATGTTATTCAAAGCTTCCAAAATAAGACCGCAAGTTAAACTTCCATCGCCGATGACAGGGACAATATGCCCCTCTTCAATACGCTGGTCGCGCCCCTCAGCAAGACCCAACGCCGAAGAAAGCGCTGTGCCAGCATGTCCAGCATAAAGATGGTCGTGATCAGACTCCATAGGATTGCCGAAACCAGTAATACCATGATAACGACGCAAACTTTCGAAACTAGAATGCCTGCCAGTAAGGAGCTTGTGAGTGTAAGATTGATGGCTGGTGTCCCATAAAAATTTGTCGACAGGGGAGTCGAAGACTTTGTGCATGGCAACAGTAAGCTCTACAGCGCCGAGGTTCGACGCAAGGTGTCCGCCATTGACAGACAACACATCAATGATACGCTGCCGCGCTTCATCACAAAGAGCTTTTAAAGTAGCATCGTCGAAGTCTTTAATGTCACCAGGGCCAGCAATACTGTCGAGAAGAGGGTATTCCATATGTCTTTCCTTTTTTTATTATTAAAATTCACTTGTCTTAGGAGAACCATCGTCATCGAGAACAACACCGCCATCACGCTTCTTGGTAAGTACCTCGATCTTATCCTCAGCAGCTTTTAAATGCTGGAGACATCCTCCAATAAGAGCGTCGGCTTCTTCATACAACGATAAAGATTTGTCAAGACCAGTATCGACGGAATTCATCGCTTCAGAAATCGTCTCAAGACGTGACAACGTCTTCTCGAAATTCATGGTAGCTTTATTACTCTTCGCCATATTGTACAACCTCCTCGGTAATAGCATGTACTTCGCCGTCATAAAGACGGATCTTTAATTTCTGCCCATCAACGACGTCCTTGGCAGAAAGAATAACGGAATTGTCCTTTTTCGAAAAGACAATACTATAGCCCTTGTCCATTATGCTTTTGGGATTCAAAGCTTTAAAGGCAGAAACAAACGACCCTACAACAAGCTTATACTTCTCAATATTACGCCGCATAGCACCATCGATAACACAAGAAAGTTCGTCAACACGCTGCTTGTAAAGCTCTAAAACACGACAGGGAGCGATAAACCATGGCTGCTTGATAACAGCGTCAAGCCTAAAACGTGCACCGCGGACAACTTGCGATGCCATATGGACAATATGCTTCTGTAACGTCGTGATCTTCTCAATGTCTTGGACCATCGATGCCGTGACAATCTCGGCAGCAGCAGAAGGCGTAGGAGCACGGACGTCAGAGACAAAGTCCGCGATGGTATAGTCCGTTTCATGGCCTACAGCAGAGACGACAGGGATAACACTGTCGTATATAGCCTTGGCAACAACTTCTTCGTTGAAAGGCCATAAATCCTCAATACTTCCACCACCACGACCGACAATAATAACATCAGCAAGACCATACTCGTTCATCTGCTGTATCGCCATCGCAATATCGACAGCAGCACCGTCGCCCTGGACAAGGACAGGATTGATGACAACACGAATCCCAGGAACACGACGCCTTGCAACGTCGATGATGTCATGAACCGCCGCCCCAGTAGGACTCGTCACAATGCCTAGCGTTGTGATATGACGCGGCAACGCCTTCTTTGTATCCTCAGAAAACCACCCCAAACCTTCGAGCTTCTTCTTCAAAGCCTCGAACTTTAGAAGATATTCACCAATACCAGCATGCATTACCTCCCTGACGATAATCTGATAGTTCCCACGAGGAGGGTATACGGAAATGTCACCCCGTACAACGACGTCATCACCAGCAGAAAGGACCTTCTTCAGACCTAAAGCATCACCACGGAACATCACCGCCGATATCTGCGCACCAGAATCCTTCAAAGAAAAATATTTGTGCCCAGAAGAATGGTTTGTGAGATTGCTGACTTCACCACGTATAAGGACATTACGAAAAGAACCCTCAAGGAGAACCTTGATCTTCTGCGTCGCCTGCGATATCGTAATGGCCTCGAGAGGATTTAGCATATTGAATGTTTCACCTTGATTTCTTAACGAATAAACGTTAAAATTTGTCTTTTAAAATTCGAAGTAAGTATAGTAGATAAAGAAACAAAATTACAACATAAAGGATACATAGCCATGGCACGGAAGTATATCATAGCAGGAAACTGGAAGATGTATAAGACTATAGCAGAAGCGACAGCATTCGTCGACGCCATAGCAACCGAAGTCGCCAACAGCGATAACGCCGTATACCTCGCCGTACCATATACCGCTATACGCCCCGCCAGCGAAAAAACAGCAAATACTAACGTTGTCATCGGAGCACAGAATATGAACGACGCCGATGAAGGAGCCTTCACAGGAGAAATCGCCGCCAATATGCTTATAGAAGCAGGAGCGCAGTTCGTAGTGATAGGACACTCCGAAAGAAGAGCGTATTTCAACGAAGATAACGCATTCATCAACAGAAAAATTAAAAAAGCTCTAAGCGCAAAAATACAACCGATACTATGCGTCGGAGAGACACTAGAAGATCGCGAAAATAACAAAACCGAAGAAGTCCTAAGACAACAGCTTACCGAAAGCCTAGCAGATCTCACCGCAGAAAATGTAGGACCTCTAGTCATCGCTTACGAGCCAGTATGGGCGATAGGGACAGGGAAAACAGCAACTGTCGACGTCGCACAAGAAACACACGTCTTCTGCAGGTCCGTGATAAAAGATGTCTTCGGCGATGACGTCGCACAAAAAATAACAATACTATACGGCGGATCGGTTAAACCCGAAAACGTCAAAGAACTTATGGCGCAAAATGATATCGACGGAGCACTAGTCGGTGGAGCAGCACTGCAGCCAGAATCGTTCGTCAAACTTGTAAACTTCGATAAATAAAGGAAACAGTAACAATGAGTTTTATCTACTACTTCGCTATTATTACTTTCATCGTCGTGGCACTATTACTTTGCCTCGTCGTACTAATACAAGAAAGTAAGTCTTCAGGACTAGGAGCCACCTTCGGCGGGGGAGACTCCAGCTCGATGTTCGGAGCCTCGACAGCTGACGTTCTCACGAAATTCACAGCATGGCTAGCAACGATATTCATGGTATCATGCGTTGTACTTTCGTTCTGGACGGGATCGCTAGGACGCGCCAAAACAAAAGCCGCAAGCAATGAATACATACAACAACAGACGGAACAGGCTGAACTATGATACGAAAAATAGTATATTATCCGGACCCTGTCCTTAGAGAAAAATCTGAAC
The sequence above is drawn from the Waddliaceae bacterium genome and encodes:
- a CDS encoding exodeoxyribonuclease VII large subunit, whose protein sequence is MLNPLEAITISQATQKIKVLLEGSFRNVLIRGEVSNLTNHSSGHKYFSLKDSGAQISAVMFRGDALGLKKVLSAGDDVVVRGDISVYPPRGNYQIIVREVMHAGIGEYLLKFEALKKKLEGLGWFSEDTKKALPRHITTLGIVTSPTGAAVHDIIDVARRRVPGIRVVINPVLVQGDGAAVDIAMAIQQMNEYGLADVIIVGRGGGSIEDLWPFNEEVVAKAIYDSVIPVVSAVGHETDYTIADFVSDVRAPTPSAAAEIVTASMVQDIEKITTLQKHIVHMASQVVRGARFRLDAVIKQPWFIAPCRVLELYKQRVDELSCVIDGAMRRNIEKYKLVVGSFVSAFKALNPKSIMDKGYSIVFSKKDNSVILSAKDVVDGQKLKIRLYDGEVHAITEEVVQYGEE
- the xseB gene encoding exodeoxyribonuclease VII small subunit translates to MAKSNKATMNFEKTLSRLETISEAMNSVDTGLDKSLSLYEEADALIGGCLQHLKAAEDKIEVLTKKRDGGVVLDDDGSPKTSEF
- a CDS encoding NAD(+)/NADH kinase, which translates into the protein MIAAIIANMDKEEARDLSIKVRDFLVERGVTVVTDDACCEALDIAPISSVAPGDIDVIIAMGGDGSILHMLHNHPDLGAPVFAVNLGGLGFMAEIPKEDVFPCLEDFLEGRYRVEERVMLHGAASGEVPPFAVNEIVVHRSPNPCLVDLAIDVDGKYFNTFAADGIIIATPTGSTAYSLAAGGPILSPELDAFVMTPIAPHTISNKPFVFRADQTIQVRHLSDGKPIEVTFDGIASFTMATGDAITVSRSERTFKLVCLDRHDFFTTLREKLNWSGKLRSR
- a CDS encoding triose-phosphate isomerase, which produces MARKYIIAGNWKMYKTIAEATAFVDAIATEVANSDNAVYLAVPYTAIRPASEKTANTNVVIGAQNMNDADEGAFTGEIAANMLIEAGAQFVVIGHSERRAYFNEDNAFINRKIKKALSAKIQPILCVGETLEDRENNKTEEVLRQQLTESLADLTAENVGPLVIAYEPVWAIGTGKTATVDVAQETHVFCRSVIKDVFGDDVAQKITILYGGSVKPENVKELMAQNDIDGALVGGAALQPESFVKLVNFDK
- a CDS encoding 1-deoxy-D-xylulose-5-phosphate synthase; translated protein: MEYPLLDSIAGPGDIKDFDDATLKALCDEARQRIIDVLSVNGGHLASNLGAVELTVAMHKVFDSPVDKFLWDTSHQSYTHKLLTGRHSSFESLRRYHGITGFGNPMESDHDHLYAGHAGTALSSALGLAEGRDQRIEEGHIVPVIGDGSLTCGLILEALNNIPEDLKKFVVILNDNNMAISENVGAITNILSRLLNNPKMDKFYHDVDTFLNKIPSLGRILSEKGKKVRESLQNIVSPSLFFEQYNMSYLGPFDGHDVNKLVEVLEEVKNSEWPVLVHVITKKGLGMDEAIKNPTAYHGAKPFYPDTGKFLPDASPKPTFPKIFGQQLLSMAERDDGIIAVTPAMLSGSCLEGIMEKFPERCYDVGIAEGHAVTFSGALAHGKKLKVVAAIYSTFLQRAFDNVFHDVCLQESPVIFGVDRAGFAAADGTTHHGIYDIAFLNAIPGMVIAQPRDGVVLRDIMSSAFSWQRPTAIRYPNTVTNDDDGESRCERLLGKGEILAEGKDVAIIALGHMCKTALEVREILSGHGINVTVVDPVFVKPLDEDLMRDILGRHRVVFTVEEHALIGGLGSIINNFVVKNGFSDTKVVNCGIDDVFVEQGGYGDLLNEVGLTAEKLVATVLKTFYPENHS
- the secG gene encoding preprotein translocase subunit SecG, translated to MSFIYYFAIITFIVVALLLCLVVLIQESKSSGLGATFGGGDSSSMFGASTADVLTKFTAWLATIFMVSCVVLSFWTGSLGRAKTKAASNEYIQQQTEQAEL